One Candidatus Flexicrinis proximus DNA window includes the following coding sequences:
- a CDS encoding rhamnulokinase, whose product MSSMVVAAVDLGASSGRVIRVGFDGTRLSMDELNRFPNVPVSVRGSLHWDVLRLWHEIQAGLRLSGRETRSIGLDSWGVDFALIDRNGALLANPLHYRDTSSEAGLSRLGDHMPRREIFERTGIQFIPVNGINRMLTLIESGSPLFDAADTMLTIADLFNYWLSGSKTCEFTMATTWQLYNPRQKTWDLELARALGIPERILAPIVPPGTTIGAYEGIPVIAPACHDTGSAVVAVPTTTRNYAYISSGTWSLLGLELDHPIINDDVFHANLTNEGGVEGTFRFLKNIMGLWLVQQCRETWNSQGQDYSYDQLVALAATVDPFRSLIDPDHHDFYPPGDMPSRIRAYCASHGEPVPRTDAEVLAAIYAGLAFKYRYTLDQLIRVSSQQVDQVHVIGGGSQNRLLCQMTANAVGRPVYAGPVEATALGNAIVQFIALGELGGLSEARALLARSMITDVYEPQNTRAWEDHFGRFVSLLEPATEGN is encoded by the coding sequence ATGAGCTCGATGGTTGTTGCAGCCGTTGATCTCGGTGCATCTTCAGGCCGGGTCATCCGGGTAGGGTTCGATGGTACTCGGCTGAGTATGGACGAACTCAACCGGTTCCCGAATGTCCCCGTCTCGGTTCGGGGATCGCTACATTGGGATGTACTTCGCCTGTGGCACGAAATCCAGGCCGGTCTGCGTCTCAGTGGGCGTGAAACCCGCTCGATTGGCCTCGACTCATGGGGTGTCGACTTTGCCCTCATTGATCGTAACGGCGCCCTGCTCGCCAATCCGCTGCATTACCGCGATACCAGCAGCGAGGCGGGCCTGTCCCGGCTTGGCGACCACATGCCGCGCCGTGAAATCTTTGAGCGTACGGGTATCCAGTTTATTCCTGTCAATGGCATCAATCGCATGCTCACGTTGATCGAGTCAGGCAGCCCGCTCTTTGATGCCGCCGATACGATGCTGACGATTGCCGATCTGTTCAATTACTGGCTCAGCGGCTCAAAAACCTGCGAATTCACCATGGCGACCACTTGGCAGCTTTATAATCCGCGCCAGAAGACCTGGGACCTTGAGCTCGCCCGTGCGCTGGGCATCCCGGAGCGCATCCTTGCGCCAATCGTGCCACCAGGGACGACCATCGGCGCGTATGAGGGCATCCCGGTGATTGCACCCGCCTGCCACGATACCGGAAGCGCGGTCGTTGCGGTGCCGACCACCACCAGGAACTACGCGTACATCAGCAGCGGGACCTGGAGCCTTCTGGGGCTTGAGCTTGACCATCCGATCATCAACGACGATGTGTTTCATGCCAATCTGACGAACGAAGGCGGCGTCGAAGGCACCTTCCGCTTTCTGAAGAACATCATGGGTCTCTGGTTAGTACAGCAATGCCGCGAGACCTGGAATTCGCAGGGTCAAGATTACAGCTACGATCAACTGGTGGCCCTTGCCGCGACAGTTGACCCGTTCCGGTCCCTGATCGACCCTGACCACCATGATTTTTACCCCCCAGGCGACATGCCTTCACGTATCCGCGCTTACTGCGCGAGCCACGGGGAACCTGTGCCGCGGACCGACGCCGAAGTGCTTGCAGCAATCTACGCGGGCCTCGCGTTTAAGTACCGTTACACGCTTGACCAACTCATCCGCGTGAGCAGTCAGCAAGTAGACCAGGTTCATGTGATTGGCGGTGGTTCGCAGAACCGGTTGCTCTGTCAGATGACCGCCAACGCGGTCGGCCGGCCGGTATATGCTGGCCCGGTCGAGGCAACGGCGCTCGGAAACGCGATCGTGCAGTTCATTGCGCTGGGCGAATTGGGCGGGTTATCAGAGGCGCGGGCGCTGCTCGCTCGCTCCATGATTACGGACGTGTATGAGCCGCAGAACACGCGCGCCTGGGAAGACCACTTCGGACGCTTCGTTTCGCTGCTTGAGCCTGCGACTGAGGGAAACTAG
- a CDS encoding DeoR/GlpR transcriptional regulator, giving the protein MPEPLYLTERRRNILDMLRERGRVSVNELSKRLLVSAVTIRQDFRALAADHLLERTHGGAVLPSRPVLAPELTFDARLRERHAIKETLARDAARRVQSGATIALDSSTTVFAMLPLLKQLEHLIVVTHSVMITAALLDSPQIQVIMPGGVLRRDSIALVGSPDSLPDINIQTGFFSAHGITRETGATESSQEEATMKRALMSRCIQTCYLLDDSKWGRIAPFTIASAKEIDMIITPQSAPHDMLRYFRRQGTDIVTVPAS; this is encoded by the coding sequence ATGCCCGAGCCGCTTTATCTGACCGAACGCCGGCGCAACATTCTGGATATGCTCCGAGAACGCGGCCGGGTATCGGTTAATGAGTTGAGCAAACGGTTGCTTGTGAGTGCCGTAACGATTCGGCAGGATTTTAGAGCACTTGCAGCCGATCATTTGCTCGAACGCACGCATGGCGGCGCCGTGCTTCCATCCCGTCCGGTACTCGCCCCGGAGCTGACCTTTGATGCACGTCTGCGCGAGCGGCATGCGATCAAGGAGACCCTGGCGCGGGACGCGGCCAGGCGGGTTCAGTCCGGCGCCACTATTGCGCTGGATTCGAGCACTACGGTTTTCGCGATGCTGCCCTTGCTCAAACAGCTGGAGCATTTGATCGTTGTAACGCACAGCGTAATGATCACGGCGGCATTACTCGACTCGCCTCAGATTCAGGTGATTATGCCGGGCGGTGTGCTTCGCCGGGACTCCATAGCCTTGGTGGGGAGCCCTGACAGCCTGCCTGACATCAATATCCAGACTGGATTCTTTAGTGCCCATGGCATCACCCGGGAGACCGGCGCGACCGAAAGCAGCCAGGAAGAAGCGACAATGAAGCGCGCCCTGATGAGCCGCTGCATCCAGACCTGCTACCTGCTGGATGACAGCAAATGGGGCAGAATCGCGCCGTTTACGATTGCCAGTGCCAAAGAGATCGACATGATTATCACGCCGCAATCTGCCCCCCACGATATGCTGCGTTACTTTCGGCGGCAGGGGACCGATATCGTGACCGTCCCCGCGAGTTGA
- a CDS encoding HAD family phosphatase: protein MPIEAVIFDMDGVLVDSEVYWHLSREEFARSRGKQWTDADQRVAMGRSTIGWAHVMKERLLLPEPVEDIIAEMKRRVMAHYDERLPLRDGAIEAVRMSAANFKCALASGSPTDIIQHVMELSGLDRVFQTIVYGDDFPNGKPAPDIYIAALDRLGVTAGYAVGIEDSSNGIRSLKAAGMRTVAAPSPGFPLSPDILALCDAHILSLTELTLPLIHSIAER from the coding sequence ATGCCCATTGAAGCGGTCATATTCGATATGGATGGTGTGCTGGTCGATAGTGAGGTGTACTGGCATTTATCGCGCGAGGAATTCGCGCGTTCTCGGGGCAAACAGTGGACTGATGCCGACCAGCGGGTGGCGATGGGCCGCAGCACAATCGGCTGGGCACATGTGATGAAGGAGCGGCTTCTGCTTCCCGAGCCTGTGGAAGATATCATTGCTGAGATGAAACGGCGGGTTATGGCGCATTATGATGAGCGCCTGCCCCTGCGTGACGGCGCCATTGAAGCAGTAAGAATGTCGGCCGCTAACTTCAAGTGTGCGCTCGCATCGGGATCGCCCACAGACATCATCCAGCATGTGATGGAACTCAGCGGGCTGGATCGCGTATTCCAGACCATTGTTTATGGCGACGATTTTCCGAACGGCAAACCGGCGCCTGATATCTACATCGCCGCTCTGGATCGTCTGGGTGTAACCGCCGGGTACGCTGTTGGGATCGAAGACTCGTCAAACGGTATCCGTTCGCTCAAGGCGGCTGGGATGCGTACTGTGGCTGCTCCGTCGCCAGGATTCCCGCTTTCGCCGGACATCCTGGCTCTGTGCGATGCCCACATCCTTTCGCTTACCGAACTTACGCTGCCCCTGATCCACTCGATAGCTGAGCGCTAG
- a CDS encoding DUF2961 domain-containing protein: protein MFNGLNMHLGNLSRLSNAVTRSISAENFNGEPGKGGMATVGQGARAARGLGQGWKVSPCIDLKAREHPTLADIDGPGAIQHIWITVAPEAWRKLVIRFYWDNEELPSIEVPLGDFFCNGWCSRCNVTSLAVAVNPAGGFNCYWEMPFRKHARIKIENLSDDEVSGFFYQITYTLTEVPDDAAYLHAQWNRSNPLPYQTVHTLLENVHGQGHYVGTYIAWGVNNNGWWGEGEIKFYMDDDQEFPTICGTGTEDYFGGAWNFEFPKGQYGAFSSPYSGMPQIITPDGLYKSQQRFGMYRWHITDPIRFQKRLRVTIQALGWRPGGRYLPLQDDIASTAFWYQREPHMPFASLPDRDLLEVN from the coding sequence ATGTTTAATGGCCTGAATATGCATCTTGGAAATCTGTCGCGGTTGTCCAACGCAGTCACACGATCCATCAGCGCGGAGAATTTCAACGGTGAGCCGGGTAAAGGCGGTATGGCGACTGTTGGGCAAGGCGCCCGTGCGGCACGAGGGCTGGGTCAGGGTTGGAAAGTCTCGCCTTGTATCGACCTCAAGGCCCGCGAGCATCCGACACTTGCGGATATTGACGGCCCGGGAGCCATTCAGCATATCTGGATCACGGTGGCGCCGGAGGCCTGGCGCAAGCTGGTAATCCGTTTCTACTGGGACAACGAGGAATTGCCATCTATCGAAGTGCCGCTAGGCGATTTCTTCTGTAATGGCTGGTGCAGCCGGTGCAATGTCACATCGCTTGCAGTGGCCGTTAACCCGGCGGGCGGGTTCAATTGCTACTGGGAAATGCCGTTTCGCAAGCACGCCCGCATCAAAATCGAGAACCTCTCCGACGATGAGGTCTCAGGCTTCTTTTACCAGATCACGTACACGCTGACCGAAGTCCCGGACGATGCGGCATATCTGCACGCGCAGTGGAATCGCAGCAATCCCCTGCCCTACCAGACGGTGCATACCTTGCTCGAAAATGTACACGGGCAGGGGCACTACGTCGGAACGTATATCGCGTGGGGGGTGAACAATAACGGGTGGTGGGGCGAAGGCGAGATCAAGTTCTATATGGACGATGACCAGGAATTCCCGACGATCTGCGGCACAGGAACCGAGGATTACTTCGGCGGTGCGTGGAATTTCGAGTTCCCCAAAGGGCAGTACGGCGCATTTTCATCGCCCTACTCAGGGATGCCGCAGATCATTACGCCTGACGGACTGTACAAAAGCCAGCAGCGTTTTGGCATGTACCGCTGGCACATCACTGATCCAATTCGGTTTCAGAAACGCCTGCGGGTGACCATCCAGGCTTTGGGGTGGCGTCCAGGCGGAAGGTATCTACCACTGCAGGACGACATCGCATCGACGGCGTTCTGGTATCAACGCGAGCCGCATATGCCGTTCGCTTCACTGCCAGACCGCGATCTGCTGGAAGTGAACTGA
- a CDS encoding DUF1667 domain-containing protein produces MTETLTHYLCIGCPLGCRLEVEEDDQHHIVEVRGFSCKRGKEYALQEHTDPRRMVTTTVRVIGGRWARLPVKTTSAVPKHMVRDLCRRLRLVTVIAPIKLGDVVLPNALGTGVDIVATRDLPAIRDDPVVVQVRQV; encoded by the coding sequence ATGACTGAGACACTGACCCATTATCTGTGCATCGGCTGTCCACTAGGCTGCCGCCTGGAAGTGGAAGAAGACGACCAACATCACATCGTCGAGGTGCGTGGCTTTTCATGTAAGCGGGGCAAAGAGTACGCACTTCAGGAACATACCGATCCGCGTCGGATGGTCACGACCACCGTCAGGGTGATCGGCGGGCGCTGGGCGCGCCTGCCTGTCAAGACCACTTCTGCGGTTCCTAAACACATGGTGCGTGACCTGTGCAGGCGGCTGCGCTTGGTGACTGTAATTGCTCCAATAAAACTCGGGGATGTTGTCCTGCCGAATGCGCTCGGTACGGGAGTGGACATTGTCGCCACCCGTGATCTGCCCGCAATACGTGACGATCCCGTAGTGGTCCAAGTTCGGCAGGTGTGA
- a CDS encoding FAD-dependent oxidoreductase, producing MLTGKLAQLDGDYDVVVVGGGPAGMAAALGAREVGANRVLILDRDREAGGILLQCIHPGFGLHHFGEELTGPEYAQRFLSEVCDKGIDVLTDAYAADIDLDKRVKVMSGRFGVRIISGSAVVLAMGARERTRGAIRTPGTRPAGVMTAGLTQRIVNMLGYLPGKRVAILGSGDIGLIMARRLTLEGVEVVGVYEIMPYPNGLNRNIVQCLNDFDIPLHLSTTVVNIHGRDRVEKVTVAPVDASLKPDLTRCSDVACDTLMLSIGLIPENELSRHLNLRFDPATGGPFVTSAMETSIDGVFACGNVVHIHDLVDFVTQESLLAGQGAGLYATGHRKPADNIRLIPGDNVASCVPHTISSDRDHTLYLRVKKPLDMSTIRLGEVYEKKLRYVFPAETLTVTVRPRFLENFHGNSLRIDVQPREPA from the coding sequence ATGCTCACCGGGAAGTTAGCCCAGCTCGATGGAGATTACGATGTGGTGGTGGTCGGCGGTGGTCCGGCGGGCATGGCCGCGGCACTGGGCGCGCGGGAGGTCGGCGCGAACCGTGTCCTGATCCTCGACCGGGACCGCGAGGCAGGCGGCATCCTGCTTCAGTGCATACATCCAGGCTTCGGCCTGCACCACTTCGGCGAAGAGCTGACGGGTCCCGAGTATGCCCAGCGCTTCCTTAGTGAAGTCTGCGACAAAGGCATCGACGTACTCACCGATGCGTACGCGGCAGACATTGACCTCGATAAACGGGTCAAGGTAATGTCCGGTCGCTTCGGAGTTCGCATCATATCAGGCAGTGCAGTTGTGTTAGCGATGGGGGCGCGTGAGCGTACACGGGGCGCCATACGCACGCCGGGGACGCGGCCTGCCGGCGTGATGACTGCCGGTTTGACGCAGCGAATCGTAAACATGCTTGGCTATCTGCCGGGCAAGCGTGTGGCAATACTTGGCTCAGGTGACATCGGTCTGATTATGGCGCGGCGCTTGACTCTTGAGGGCGTTGAGGTCGTCGGCGTGTATGAAATCATGCCCTATCCCAATGGCCTCAACCGGAATATTGTGCAGTGCCTGAATGACTTTGACATCCCCCTTCACCTCTCGACCACTGTTGTGAATATACACGGTCGCGATCGCGTCGAAAAAGTGACGGTCGCGCCGGTCGATGCGAGCCTTAAACCGGATCTTACCCGGTGCAGTGATGTGGCGTGCGATACGCTGATGCTCTCGATTGGCCTGATCCCTGAAAACGAGCTTTCGCGACATTTGAATCTCCGATTCGATCCTGCAACCGGCGGCCCCTTCGTGACAAGTGCCATGGAAACTTCGATTGACGGCGTCTTCGCCTGTGGAAACGTGGTACACATTCACGACCTGGTGGATTTTGTCACTCAGGAGTCGCTATTAGCGGGCCAGGGCGCCGGTTTGTATGCAACAGGCCATCGTAAACCGGCGGACAACATTCGGCTGATCCCTGGCGATAACGTAGCGTCCTGCGTGCCGCACACCATATCGTCTGATCGGGACCACACACTCTATCTGCGCGTGAAGAAGCCGCTTGATATGAGTACGATCCGCCTTGGCGAGGTTTACGAGAAAAAGCTGCGCTATGTCTTTCCGGCCGAAACGCTGACCGTCACCGTTAGGCCGCGTTTTCTTGAGAACTTTCACGGCAATTCGCTGCGTATCGATGTCCAACCGCGCGAACCGGCCTGA